The proteins below come from a single Prolixibacter sp. NT017 genomic window:
- a CDS encoding D-TA family PLP-dependent enzyme yields MWYSVTNESSVFTPSVLLYPDRIEENIKRMIAMAGDVKRLRPHVKTHKIAEIIQLQVQMGIRKFKCATLSEVKMVAENGGEDILLAYPLLGPAINWFLEFTNRFPNITFAVTIDSLAAAHVLDTAAFQKGQTVRVFIDLDTGMHRTGIIPGLAEIIVDFIHGSKNLRFAGFHFYDGHVHEIDLAERKAHIDRDYESVAQLVKNVKEKGIDVEEIACGGTPTFPVHVQYPERTLCPGTPILWDAGYTETIPDLDFLPAAVIAGRVISKPHGNVCFDLGYKAFASEMPHPRLQFLDFEPGEVVNHSEEHLVVAPDREEDFEIGELVYALPKHICPTMALHEKVYVVTNHQVTGTWDVTARERIY; encoded by the coding sequence GTCAAACGGCTGCGTCCGCATGTGAAGACTCACAAGATTGCCGAGATTATTCAGCTACAGGTGCAGATGGGAATCCGCAAATTCAAATGTGCGACGCTGTCGGAAGTAAAAATGGTGGCTGAAAACGGCGGCGAAGACATCTTGCTGGCTTATCCGCTGCTCGGTCCGGCAATTAACTGGTTTCTGGAATTCACCAATCGTTTCCCGAATATCACTTTTGCCGTCACCATCGACTCGCTAGCAGCAGCCCACGTGCTCGACACCGCGGCTTTTCAGAAAGGCCAAACGGTTCGGGTTTTCATCGACCTGGACACCGGCATGCACCGGACCGGAATCATTCCTGGTTTGGCCGAAATTATAGTCGATTTTATTCATGGTAGTAAAAATCTTCGTTTTGCAGGTTTTCACTTTTATGACGGCCATGTTCATGAAATAGACTTAGCGGAGCGGAAGGCTCATATCGACCGTGACTACGAAAGCGTCGCTCAGCTGGTGAAGAATGTAAAAGAGAAAGGGATCGACGTGGAAGAAATCGCTTGCGGCGGGACACCAACATTTCCTGTGCACGTGCAATATCCGGAACGGACGTTGTGTCCGGGAACACCCATTCTTTGGGACGCGGGCTACACCGAAACCATCCCCGACCTCGACTTTCTGCCGGCTGCCGTTATTGCCGGAAGAGTCATCAGTAAACCTCATGGCAATGTCTGCTTCGATTTGGGTTATAAGGCATTTGCGTCGGAAATGCCACATCCGAGACTGCAATTTCTCGATTTTGAGCCCGGAGAAGTGGTCAATCACAGCGAAGAACACCTGGTAGTAGCTCCCGACCGGGAAGAGGATTTTGAGATTGGGGAGCTGGTCTACGCCCTGCCAAAGCACATTTGCCCCACGATGGCGCTGCACGAAAAAGTGTATGTGGTCACCAATCACCAGGTAACCGGAACCTGGGACGTAACCGCCCGAGAACGAATTTACTAA